A portion of the Solea senegalensis isolate Sse05_10M linkage group LG17, IFAPA_SoseM_1, whole genome shotgun sequence genome contains these proteins:
- the LOC122783734 gene encoding calcium/calmodulin-dependent protein kinase type II subunit beta-like isoform X9: MGVVHRDLKPENLLLASKCKNAAVKLADFGLAIEVQGDQQAWFGFAGTPGYLSPEVLRKEAYGKPVDIWACGVILYILLVGYPPFWDEDQHKLYQQIKAGAYDFPSPEWDTVTPEAKNLINQMLTINPAKRINAQEALKHPWVCQRSTVASMMHRQETVECLKKFNARRKLKGAILTTMLVSRNFSVGRQTTAPASVSAVAGTTAGIVEQAAKSLLNKKADVKPQTNSTRNSIVTSSKGNIPSAALEPQTTVIHNPIDGTKESSDSSNTTIEDEDMKARKQEIIKITEQLIEAVNNGDFEAYAKICDPGLTSFEPEGLGNLVEGMDFHRFYFDNLLAKNSKPIHTTILNPHVHMIGDDAACIAYIRLTQFVDGQGRPRSSQSEETRVWHRRESRWQNVHFHCSGAPAAPLQG; the protein is encoded by the exons ATGGGGGTGGTACATAGAGACCTAAAG CCGGAGAACCTGCTGCTGGCCAGCAAGTGTAAGAATGCAGCGGTGAAGCTGGCCGACTTTGGACTGGCCATCGAGGTTCAGGGAGACCAGCAGGCTTGGTTTG gcttcGCAGGAACCCCTGGCTACTTGTCCCCAGAGGTGCTGAGAAAGGAGGCATATGGTAAACCTGTGGACATCTGGGCATGTG gtgtgatCCTGTACATCCTGTTGGTCGGTTACCCTCCGTTCTGGGACGAGGACCAGCACAAACTCTACCAGCAGATCAAAGCTGGAGCGTATGAC ttTCCCTCCCCTGAGTGGGACACAGTGACTCCGGAGGCAAAAAATCTGATCAACCAGATGCTGACGATCAACCCGGCCAAGAGGATCAATGCCCAGGAGGCTCTGAAGCACCCATGGGTCTGc cAACGCTCAACCGTGGCCTCCATGATGCACAGGCAGGAGACTGTCGAGTGCCTGAAGAAGTTCAACGCCAGGAGGAAACTCAAG GGAGCCATCTTGACCACCATGCTTGTCTCCAGGAACTTCTCTG tgggTCGACAGACCACAGCCCCTGCCTCAGTCAGTGCAGTAGCTGGAACCACCGCCGGCATCGTGGAACAAG CAGCCAAGAGTCTCCTCAACAAGAAGGCTGATGTCAAG CCGCAGACAAACAGCACGAGAAACAGCATAGTCACCAGTTCCAAAGGCAACATCCCCTCTGCTGCACTG GAGCCTCAGACTACTGTTATCCATAATCCAATAGATGGAACCAAG GAATCGTCAGACAGCAGCAACACGACTATTGAGGATGAGGATATGAAAG CTCGTAAACAGGAGATCATCAAGATCACAGAGCAGCTCATCGAGGCGGTCAACAACGGGGACTTCGAGGCCTACGC AAAGATCTGTGACCCCGGTCTGACCTCGTTTGAACCTGAGGGGCTGGGAAACCTGGTTGAGGGAATGGACTTCCACCGATTCTACTTTGACAATC TCCTCGCCAAGAACAGCAAACCCATCCACACCACCATCCTCAACCCTCACGTGCACATGATCGGAGACGACGCCGCCTGCATTGCCTACATACGCCTGACGCAATTCGTGGACGGGCAGGGCCGTCCTcgctccagccaatcagaagagaCCAGGGTGTGGCACCGCAGGGAGAGCCGGTGGCAAAATGTCCACTTTCACTGCTCAGGTGCTCCTGCTGCCCCGCTGCAGGGATGA